CCATGGACGGGTGAAGCGCCGCGTTAAGACCCCCTGCCACGACCGTGGCGAGGTCCTCAACGAGGTCATCGATCTCCTTGGGCGTGACCACGAGCGCACCGAAGTACGGGGCCAACGCCTGCCTGAGAAACTGCCTCCTCTCTGCCAGGCCCGGCGCCGGTTGAGGGGGCGCCCCCGGTCCTCCTGGGTGCGCTGTGCCGCCCTGCATGAACTCCATGGCGTCGAGTGCGATCGTCTCCGCTGCCACCACCGTGGGGACGCCGATGGCGATCACTGGGACGCCCAGGCTCTCTCTGGTGATCCCAAGTCGCTTGTTACCGACGCCCGACCCGGGCCTGATCCCCGTATCACCCATCTGAATTGTCGTCCCGAGCCGGCTGGTTGACATGGACGCAAGCGCGTCCACAACCACAACGAAGTCGGGCCTGACGTTGCTCACGATCCCCTTGATTATCTCCCCGGTCTCGATACCCGTGAGCCCCAGCACGCCGGGGGCGATGGCGCAAACCGGCCGCATGCCCCCGCGGAGCTCGGGAGGGACCAGGCCGTGAAGGTGCCTGGTAATAGTGAGGTACTCCACAGTCCTTGGGCCGAGGGCGTCCGGGGTGGCCTGCCAGTTGCCAAGGCCCGCCACGAGCACGGTCGCGTTCGGCGCCAAGGGTGCGAGCCTTGAGAATTCCCGTGCAAAGGTCTGCGCGAGTTCCTCCTGTACCTCCTTGCTCCGGCTCCGAAGGTGCGGGGACTCTATGGTAACGTAATTACCCTGCACCTTGCCAAGGGCCCGCGCGGCTTCCTCCGTGACGACTTTGACCCGGGTTATCGTCGCGTACCTGGTTCTTTCAGTCTCTGAGAGGACCCCGGGGATCTCTCCTCCCGTCCTGCGCGCCAGGAACTCGCGCGCCTCGACCGCGAGATCCGTGCGCACGCTGAAGCCGTTCCAGGTGGGACCCTGCGGCTCGTCCTTTGACGGTGGTGCGTCGTCCCTGCGCCGGACGCGCGGACCGAGTCCCCGTATCACGCGTAGGCTTCTCTTCCCAGACAGCCGCACTCATCATCACTCCCAAATTCGGCGATTTACACAGTGGACCCGACCACGGGCGCCGTTGCCCGGCTCGCGGTGCGCCAACTCAGCGGGCCTCGAGAGGAACGAGGAAATCGATGAACCCGACGGCCGCGCCGGCAATGACCGCTCCCTCTGGAGACACCGCCATTCCAGGAACGGCGAACTGGGCGAGATAGGTGGCAGCCGCACACGTCAAGAACCCCACGACCGCACGTACCTTGGCAGATGGCGGCCGCTTGAGCGACTTCTCTACGACGTAGCCCGCTGCAGCAGCGCCGAGGGCGGTCGGGATCGCGCCCGAGAAACCGCCTGCCGAAAAGCCCGGCATCACATAGCTCAAGCTCAGGATGACGAAGGCACACGCCAGGAACCTCGTTGCGGCTCCGAAGAGCACCTCCCAACCACCACACTGACCCGATATGGGGTCCTGCCTGTGTCGTATCTTTCCCAGGGGAACACCTCAGTATCCGTCGTGGTCCGAGTCCGCGCGAGCCTTGCCCACCTGTTGCAGTTGGGCGGCGCTCATGGTAGAATTGGTCTCGTGATCCGCGAAGTTGCAAGGAGGTTGAAGCGTTTGCCTAACATCAAGTCAGCGGCGAAGCGGGTGAAGACGGCCCGGGCGCGGGCCATCCGCAACGCGTCCACGAAGAGCTCGGTGAAAACTGCGGTCAAGAGGTACGAGGCGCAGCTCGCTCAGGGCGACCCCGGCACGGCCGAGATAGCCTTGCGTAGGGCTATGAGCGCACTTGACAAGGCGGCAAAGAAGGGCGTCATCCATAAGAACCAAGCGGCGCGGCGGAAGTCCAGGCTTGCTAAGAAACTGGTAGCGGCAGTCGGGGCCAAAGACGAAGCAGCGGCGGAGCAATAACAGGCGAATACGGCATGGCGCCCCGCGCGATCGTCAAAGCCGCGGGGTGGATGGCCCACCGGAGACGGTACGGGCGCGTGGACCCATCAGCCTCGCGCCCTGTGAGTGCACAAGCGCACGATGAGCTTTTCCAAAACGACGCTCTCCGGAGCAGCGGACGTCTTGAGGTCCACATCCGCCGCTGCCAGGGCGATGAGTGCATCCTCAAGGTCCTCGATGTCGAAATTCCGGGCCTGGGCCAAGCACTTGCGTATCATGAAATCCTGCAGATGGGTGACACCGGCGATGCCCTGCCGTGTCATGCCCTCGACCTGCAGGGTTTTCGTTTGCATGATGAGGCGAATCTGCCGGGCGACCATGCCGAGGATGCGCGCGGGCGCTTCACCGAAACCAAGGAGCCGACGTGCCGCGGCGACCGCCTTCGGCGTGTCCCGTTGCCCGATGGCATCCACGAGGTCGAATATACCGAGGCCGGGCTCGCCCGCGGACGCCGCCATCACATGTGCCAACGTGACGGCGCGTGGGGCGCCGGAACCACCAGGCGGCGGCGCTGCGGCGCTGCCTCCCGCGCCTATCCCCGCATAGTCACACGCCTTTTCCAAGCCTTGGGCAAGCCTGGCGGCGCTCGTGCCTAGGGTTCGCACCAGGTACTCGCTGGCCTCGGGCCTGAGGTTCACGCCGCGCTCCCTTGCCAGTGCTGCGAGCCACGAGGTCGCCTCGCTTTCGTAGAGGCGCCGGTACCGCACGACCATCCCCATCTGCGCCACCGCTCTGCAAGCCCACGTTCTCTCGTCAGCTGAGGCGGCCACCAGGATGGCGACGCTGGTCCGCGGCATTCTTTGCGTGGCGCTCACAACAGCCTTCTGCTCCTCTGCGCCGAGCTCGTCGAACCCACGCAGCACCACGACGCGCTTCGGGGCGAACGCCGGGGCTGACATGAGCGCTGCGATCACGGACTCAACGTCCGTCTCCCCCGCCCTGAAGACAGCAAGGTTGAAGTCACGCGTGTCCGGCTCGAGGCACGCATCGATGAGCTTCCGCACAGCCTCGTCTCGCAGGTGTTCCTCCTCTCCGTACAGGAGGTACACGGGTTTGAGCCTACCGGATTTCACGTCCGCCATCACGTCAGCCGGCCCGGCGGTCATCGCCTGATCGCTCCATTCCTGCCCGGTTCGCGCTTGCTGCTTGCGGCCGACACGTCGCTTCAGCTCTTCAAGCCCGTCCGCGCGATCCCCTGGATGAACTGACGCTGCACAAAGAAGAATCCGATCACTACAGGCAGTATAGCCATCGTGGATGCGGCCATCAAGAGGGTCGGCACAGTGCCATGCTCCTGCATGAACGTGGAGAGCCCCACCTGGATCGTGCGCATTCGGTCGCTGTTCGTCACGATGAGCGGCCAAAGGAAAGCGTTCCAGCTCCCGATGAACGTAAACAGGCCGCACGTGATGAACACTGGACGGGAGAGCGGCGCCATGACTTGCCACAGGTACCCAAAACGCGAGCACCCGTCTATCTGAGCCGCGTCGTAAAGCTCCTTGGGGATCGTCTGGAAGAACTGGCGCATCAGGAATATGCTGAACACGCTCCCCAGCCAAGGCACGATCAGCGCGTAGTAGGTGTCGATCCAGTTCAGCCTGAACAAGAGCACGTAGTTTGGAACCAGGGTCATCTGGTCTGGGATCATCATGGTGCCGAGGAAGAGCGTGAAGATGACTTCACGCCCGAAAAAGTTCATGGTCGCGAAGGCATAGGCCGCGAGCGCCGAGAAAACGAGCTGACCCACTGTGGTCGCGGTAGCCACGACCGCGCTGTTGAAGAAGTACCTCGCGAAGGGCGCTTCGTTCCACGCATCCACGTAGTTCGACCATACAAGGCGCGACGGTATCCACCTGATCGGCACGGTGAAGACCTCGCTGTAGTCCTTCAGCGACGTCGATATCATCCACGCGAACGGCGCGAGCATGATCACGGCGCCCGCTAACAGGAAAGCATGGATGCCGGCAGACCGAAGGATGCGGGCGACGGCCGCGCCTGGCCTATGCTTGGT
Above is a genomic segment from Bacillota bacterium containing:
- a CDS encoding GPR endopeptidase: MRGLGPRVRRRDDAPPSKDEPQGPTWNGFSVRTDLAVEAREFLARRTGGEIPGVLSETERTRYATITRVKVVTEEAARALGKVQGNYVTIESPHLRSRSKEVQEELAQTFAREFSRLAPLAPNATVLVAGLGNWQATPDALGPRTVEYLTITRHLHGLVPPELRGGMRPVCAIAPGVLGLTGIETGEIIKGIVSNVRPDFVVVVDALASMSTSRLGTTIQMGDTGIRPGSGVGNKRLGITRESLGVPVIAIGVPTVVAAETIALDAMEFMQGGTAHPGGPGAPPQPAPGLAERRQFLRQALAPYFGALVVTPKEIDDLVEDLATVVAGGLNAALHPSMDWDRILAYLSG
- a CDS encoding phage holin family protein, whose amino-acid sequence is MLFGAATRFLACAFVILSLSYVMPGFSAGGFSGAIPTALGAAAAGYVVEKSLKRPPSAKVRAVVGFLTCAAATYLAQFAVPGMAVSPEGAVIAGAAVGFIDFLVPLEAR
- the rpsT gene encoding 30S ribosomal protein S20 → MPNIKSAAKRVKTARARAIRNASTKSSVKTAVKRYEAQLAQGDPGTAEIALRRAMSALDKAAKKGVIHKNQAARRKSRLAKKLVAAVGAKDEAAAEQ
- a CDS encoding carbohydrate ABC transporter permease, which codes for MKDETASHVRTKHRPGAAVARILRSAGIHAFLLAGAVIMLAPFAWMISTSLKDYSEVFTVPIRWIPSRLVWSNYVDAWNEAPFARYFFNSAVVATATTVGQLVFSALAAYAFATMNFFGREVIFTLFLGTMMIPDQMTLVPNYVLLFRLNWIDTYYALIVPWLGSVFSIFLMRQFFQTIPKELYDAAQIDGCSRFGYLWQVMAPLSRPVFITCGLFTFIGSWNAFLWPLIVTNSDRMRTIQVGLSTFMQEHGTVPTLLMAASTMAILPVVIGFFFVQRQFIQGIARTGLKS